A genomic segment from Nicotiana tabacum cultivar K326 chromosome 7, ASM71507v2, whole genome shotgun sequence encodes:
- the LOC142162321 gene encoding uncharacterized protein LOC142162321 has protein sequence MEKRHQKQKNNTAQWVERSFKDKTGEGIVKINKPCKKIPSQDTLVNKVLNKKPNSKAEGSKSSTFKERVQEYGGRLWEAQMEYDSEENEVPLGAQDDEEPNENDKEEDEQSVNGEIHANDNNTTGNYLIKEGSENVEHINNFQTAEVTEISNYEGRCPEVNDPGGTEDDQLQKSQENPQGHNITEKLKQPKQKTEIVNITVTLEKNQLQLLKRGEEKALVPKKNVFGATSGWKEDNEEGEEPGKSGYDMDQESTTQHLMIAARKGLMEPKQQAKKLERYRNKIGLAQAISNVSNKIWAFIDEVFEVTVMYNMVQQLTLRLFHTESHVEFVLTLIYAKCDAIERIELWDSLYEMARDMEAPWLVGGDFNVIWDEEEKFGGLPVSLNEIDDFRHCINTCNLFDLGFKGNIFTWWNGRAEEDCIFKRLDRCLANVEFQQKFPRIEVQHLSKTGSDHSPMFLKYVVKENWSADFSANPFIPFNHKLKKLKKALSLWSKATFGDIFQKIASMEEVVMVHEVEFEANPTGMNRERLQKVQAELIKCLALEEKYWQQKAGMTWFKEGDRNTKFFHAQVRGRRKRLQLDRIQNSGGTWIEEEQQIAEEAIKFYEEQFTEEATPSSFDIVEHVPNLINTEQNAELIKQPTKEEVKVAVLGLNGDSAGGPDGMSGKFYHSCWDLIGDDLYDMASEISPKSDIGGTSRFVKGKNIVENILLTQEIVTDIRLRTKAGPNVILKLDMTKAYDRISWLFLTKVLRKMGFTERLIGVVFGLVSNNWYSILINGQAHGFFKSSRGIKQGDPVSPTLFILAAEALSRGLNALHTNLYFCGFGMPKWSPKINHLAYADDMIIFSSSDETSLMLIMQVLKAYENASGQLVNKTKSAVYLHHLTDMEVVSKVERITGIHRNDFPIIYLGCPIFYARRKLEFYQPLITKVMDKLQSWKDKLLSVGAGTVGGTSMHWASWNTLCMPIEEGGICFRSLHDVAKALFSKLWWNFRTKPSLWSSFVCQKYCKKLNPVIVPWKRGSHIWRKMLECRDLIEHQILWQTKMGSSLFWYENWTGLEALYFLVPQDFGIDKNVHNVNDVTLYGEWDVDRLYEILPEDLAVHIMEKIKPPSPTQVLDRPCWMLETRGYFSVKSTWEYTRRRDEPRTAYRMIWATACHQNVGVVYSLMRNLFSTFFFRSETAKTTWKYFLSRAGIDVEGLTMHQAITKCWTANVCLRLKPIMQALPSCIVWELWKRRNSMKYGDGVTTSRVIYQVSSNLQALVKVRKPGMIMVPHKWQDLLAVMENFTPKFKVTKVMWEFPSAR, from the exons ATGGAAAAGAGGCATCAAAAGCAAAAAAACAATACCGCACAATGGGTAGAAAGAAGCTTCAAGGATAAAACAGGAGAAGGAATAGTGAAGATCAATAAACCATGCAAGAAAATCCCATCACAAGATACATTAGTGAACAAGGTACTTAATAAAAAGCCAAATTCTAAAGCAGAAGGGTCAAAATCGTCTACATTTAAAGAAAGAGTGCAAGAATATGGAGGCAGGCTATGGGAGGCACAAATGGAATACGATTCAGAGGAGAACGAAGTACCACTAGGAGCACAAGATGATGAGGAACCAAATGAGAAtgacaaagaagaagatgagcaaaGTGTAAATGGAGAGATCCATGCCAATGACAACAATACAACTGGTAATTATTTAATAAAGGAAGGATCAGAAAATGTTGAGCACATCAATAATTTTCAGACGGCAGAAGTCACAGAAATTAGTAATTATGAAGGAAGATGCCCAGAGGTAAATGATCCTGGAGGAACAGAAGATGATCAACTTCAGAAATCACAAGAAAACCCACAAGGACACAACATAACAGAGAAGTTgaaacaaccaaaacaaaaaacAGAAATAGTAAATATTACTGTTACATTAGAGAAAAACCAGTTGCAGCTGTTAAAAAGAGGAGAAGAGAAAGCCTTGGTCCCTAAAAAGAATGTATTTGGAGCTACATCAGGTtggaaggaagacaatgaagaaggagaagaacctggtaaATCAGGATACGACATGGATCAAGAATCAACTACCCAACACCTTATGATTGCTGCAAGGAAAG GATTAATGGAGCCAAAGCAACAAGCAAAAAAACTGGAAAGGTACAGAAACAAGATAGGACTTGCACAGGCAATTTCAAATGTTTCCAACAAGATCTGGGCTTTTATAGATGAGGTATTTGAGGTAACTGTTATGTACAATATGGTGCAACAATTAACACTAAGATTGTTTCATACTGAATCGCATGTGGAGTTTGTCCTAACATTGATATACGCAAAATGTGATGCAATTGAGAGGATAGAATTATGGGATTCATTATATGAAATGGCAAGGGATATGGAAGCACCATGGCTTGTAGGAGGTGATTTCAATGTAATATGGGACGAAGAAGAAAAATTTGGTGGGTTACCTGTGTCATTgaatgaaattgatgattttcgaCACTGCATCAACACTTGCAATCTATTCGACCTTGGATTTAAAGGCAACATAttcacatggtggaatgggagagcAGAGGAAGACTGTATATTCAAAAGACTAGACAGATGTTTGGCCAATGTTGAGTTCCAACAAAAATTTCCAAGAATAGAGGTGCAACATTTGTCAAAGACTGGATCTGATCATAGTCCAATGTTTTTGAAGT ATGTGGTGAAAGAGAATTGGTCTGCTGATTTCAGTGCAAATCcttttattccttttaatcacaagttaaaaaaattaaagaaggccCTTTCATTGTGGAGTAAGGCTACATTTGGAGATATTTTCCAAAAGATAGCAAGTATGGAAGAGGTAGTGATGGTTCATGAAGTAGAATTTGAAGCAAATCCTACAGGAATGAACAGGGAAAGACTACAAAAGGTTCAGGCAGAATTGATCAAATGTCTTGCACTAGAGGAGAAATATTGGCAACAAAAGGCAGGCATGACTTGGTTCAAGGAAGGGGATAGGAACACTAAGTTCTTCCATGCACAAGTGAGAGGTAGAAGGAAGAGACTTCAGCTTGACAGAATTCAAAACAGTGGAGGAACCTGGATTGAAGAAGAACAACAAATTGCAGAAGAGGCTATCAAATTCTACGAGGAACAGTTCACAGAAGAAGCTACTCCTTCATCATTTGATATCGTAGAGCATGTTCCTAATCTGATTAACACTGAGCAGAATGCAGAATTGATTAAGCAACCAACAAAAGAGGAGGTTAAAGTGGCAGTACTTGGACTTAATGGTGATAGTGCTGGGGGGCCAGATGGTATGTCAGGAAAATTTTatcattcttgttgggacttaATAGGGGATGACCTGTACGACATG GCTAGTGAAATTTCTCCCAAGTCTGATATCGGAGGAACAAGCAGGTTTGTTAAGGGAAAGAATATAGTAGAAAACATCCTTTTAACTCAGGAGATAGTGACTGACATTAGGCTTAGAACTAAGGCTGGACCTAATGTCATCCTGAAGCTAGATATGACCAAAGCTTATGATAGAATATCTTGGCTATTCCTAACCAAGGTACTGAGAAAGATGGGATTCACAGAAAGGTTGATAGGGGTTGTCTTTGGATTAGTTTCAAACAATTGGTATTCTATTCTAATAAATGGTCAAGCTCATGGGTTCTTTAAGTCCTCAAGGGGAATAAAACAAGGTGATCCTGTATCTCCAACTTTGTTTATATTGGcagcagaagcattatctaggGGTCTCAATGCACTACACACTAACCTATATTTTTGTGGATTTGGGATGCCAAAGTGGAGTCCAAAGATCAATCATTTGGCGTATGCAGATGACAtgattattttctcatcctcagATGAAACAtctctgatgctgattatgcaagtGCTGAAGGCATATGAAAATGCATCTGGGCAGCTTGTTAACAAGACCAAATCAGCTGTGTACCTGCATCATTTAACAGACATGGAAGTGGTCAGCAAGGTAGAAAGGATCACAGGCATTCATAGGAATGATTTCCCTATCATATATCTAGGTTGTCCGATATTTTATGCAAGGAGAAAGCTGGAATTCTATCAGCCCCTAATTACTAAGGTAATGGACAAACTGCAATCATGGAAGGACAAGTTATTATCAGTAGGGGCAGG CACTGTAGGAGGAACTAGTATGCATTGGGCTTCATGGAATACCTTATGCATGCCAATTGAGGAAGGAGGAATATGTTTCAGGTCACTGCATGATGTAGCAAAGGCATTATTCAGCAAGTTGTGGTGGAATTTCAGAACAAAACCGAGCCTATGGAGCTCTTTCGTATGTCAGAAATACTGTAAAAAATTAAATCCTGTAATTGTTCCATGGAAAAGGGGGTCCCACATCTGGAGAAAAATGTTGGAATGCAGAGATCTGATTGAACATCAAATCCTTTGGCAAACAAAAATGGGATCCTCACTATTTTGGTATGAAAACTGGACAGGTCTTGAGGCACTATATTTTTTAGTTCCTCAGGACTTTGGCATTGATAAAAATGTACATAATGTAAATGATGTTACCTTATATGGTGAGTGGGATGTGGACAGGCTATATGAAATACTtcctgaagacttagcagtacACATTATGGAGAAAATCAAACCACCTTCACCGACGCAGGTTCTTGACAGGCCTTGTTGGATGCTGGAAACAAGAGGATATTTCAGTGTTAAGTCAACATGGGAGTATACGAGAAGAAGAGACGAACCAAGAACAGCTTATAGAATGATTTGG GCTACTGCATGCCATCAAAATGTTGGTGTTGTGTACAGCCTGATGAGGAATCTCTTCAGCACTTTTTTTTTTAGATCAGAAACGGCAAAGACAACTTGGAAGTATTTTCTATCGAGGGCAGGAATAGATGTGGAGGGACTTACAATGCACCAAGCAATCACAAAATGTTGGACTGCAAATGTGTGCTTAAGGCTAAAACCAATAATGCAAGCACTCCCCTCATGCATAGTCTGGGAActttggaaaagaagaaatagtatGAAGTATGGTGATGGAGTGACAACAAGCAGAGTGATttatcaagtttcatcaaatctTCAGGCTTTGGTGAAAGTGAGAAAGCCTGGGATGATTATGGTACCTCACAAATGGCAAGATCTATTAGCTGTGATGGAAAATTTCACTCCTAAATTTAAGGTTACAAAAGTCATGTGGGAATTTCCAAGTGCAAGATGA